In the Plasmodium chabaudi chabaudi strain AS genome assembly, chromosome: 13 genome, one interval contains:
- a CDS encoding 60S ribosomal protein L18-2, putative translates to MGIDLKNVGRIKKHGRKNLVSKNPYLRLLVKLYQFLARRTDINFNKIIAKRLIMPKRFRPPLSLSKLHSHMKNHKDSVAVVVGSITDDKRLFSCEKLKVCALRFTETARKRILDAGGECLTFDQLALKYPTGKNCVLLRGSTKARTAEKHFGNAPGRPKSKARPYVRSKGRKFEKARGRRKSRAYKK, encoded by the exons ggTATTGATCTTAAAAATGTTGgtagaataaaaaaacatggaAGAAAAAACCTGGTTTCCAAAAACCCATACCTTAGGTTATTAGTAAAGTTGTACCAATTTTTAGCTAGAAGAACTGACATCAactttaacaaaataattgcCAAAAGGCTTATTATGCCTAAACGATTTAGACCCCCATTGTCATTATCAAAATTGCATTCTCATATGAAAAATCATAAAGATAGTGTAGCTGTCGTTGTTGGGTCAATAACAG ATGACAAGAGGTTATTCAGttgtgaaaaattaaaagtttGTGCATTAAGATTTACCGAAACCGCTAGAAAAAGAATCCTTGATGCAGGAGGAGAATGTTTAACATTTGATCAACTAGCTTTGAAATATCCAACTGGAAAAAACTGTGTACTTTTAAGAGGCTCAACTAAAGCAAGAACTGCTGAAAAACATTTTGGTAATGCTCCAGGTAGACCCAAATCAAAAGCTAGACCATATGTTCGTTCAAAGGGAagaaaatttgaaaaagcTCGAGGAAGAAGAAAATCTAGAGCATACAAGAAATAA